In Fusarium poae strain DAOMC 252244 chromosome Unknown contig_1, whole genome shotgun sequence, the following are encoded in one genomic region:
- a CDS encoding uncharacterized protein (SECRETED:SignalP(1-22)), which yields MKTTIFTSAAAAVLGFATSTVANHCSWDFYEGPIVKKWLVIGSGVDDIPGKCGGFWDNMNNKNFHGACVLSSTNCGEDANGDMVINFMSGSGCNGGHVESAWWEATKNKFGAIKCGIAK from the coding sequence atgAAGACCACCATTTTCACATCCGCCGCCGCTGCTGTCCTCGGCTTCGCCACCAGCACTGTGGCCAACCACTGCAGCTGGGATTTCTATGAAGGCCCCATCGTCAAGAAGTGGCTCGTTATCGGCTCCGGCGTTGACGACATCCCTGGCAAGTGCGGCGGCTTCTGGGACAACATGAACAACAAGAACTTCCACGGAGCCTGCGTGCTCTCCAGCACCAACTGTGGCGAAGATGCCAACGGAGACATGGTCATCAACTTCATGTCGGGCTCTGGCTGCAACGGCGGTCACGTTGAGTCTGCGTGGTGGGAGGCGACTAAGAACAAGTTCGGCGCCATCAAGTGCGGAATCGCCAAATAG